In Neoarius graeffei isolate fNeoGra1 chromosome 9, fNeoGra1.pri, whole genome shotgun sequence, one genomic interval encodes:
- the LOC132892199 gene encoding ribonuclease inhibitor-like: protein MKSDESMRLPLYFNKENPSSVHKFDLSKYISPEKITGWVLVKVMPVIAASRKAVISCDIIEGSSTEALVSVLNSETSSLRELHLTVKTLALSGNKLEDSGVKRLCAGLENPHCKVETLRLWGCGVSDEGCAALSSALRSNPSHLRDLDLTNNNLGDSGVKRLCAVLENPHCKLETLGLWRCGVSDEGCAALASALRSNPSHLRVRSLYGNKIGDSGKKFLSALKDDEHYKLQELL, encoded by the exons atgaagagtgatgAGTCTATGCGTCTTCCTTTGTACTTTAACAAGGAAAacccctcatctgtccacaagTTTGACCTGAGTAAATATATCAGTCCAGAGAAGATAACAGGGTGGGTTCTTGTGAAGGTGATGCCTGTGATTGCAGCATCCAGAAAAGCAGT gatcagttgTGATATAATTGAAGGGAGCAGCActgaagctctggtctcagtgctcaactcagaaacctccagtctgagagaactgcatctgactgtgaagacactggcgctgtctgggaataaactagaagactcaggagtgaagcgtctctgtgctggactggagaatcctcactgtaaagtggagacactgag gttgtggggttgtggtgtctcagatgaaggctgtgctgctctgagttcagctctgagatcaaacccttcacacctgagagacctggatctgactaataataatctgggagactcaggagtgaagcgtctctgtgctgtactggagaatcctcactgtaaactggagacactggg gttgtggcgttgtggtgtctcagatgaaggctgtgctgctctcgcttcagctctgagatcaaacccctcacacctgagagtacGGAGTCTGTATGGGAATAAAATAGGAGACTCAGGAAAGAAGTttctctctgctcttaaggatGATGAACATTACAAACTACAGGAACTCTTGTAA